One part of the Bacteroidia bacterium genome encodes these proteins:
- a CDS encoding glycoside hydrolase family 43 protein: MPEDSIDHIDFDELDRKAISAPLVDHLFTADPSAHVFQGRIYIYPSHDIDAGIPFNDNGDHFGMRDYHVFSMDSPGSGLIDHGVALDVQDVPWAERQMWAPDAAEKGGKYYLYFPAKRADGIFQIGVAIADHPAGPFIAEAEAIKGSYSIDPAVFEDEGSYYLYFGGIWGGQLQKYRNNRYEEDNEEPKPHEAALGPIMARLRADMKEMVEEPRELQILDEDGEPLLAGDNDRRFFEAPWVHKYKGKYYFSYSTGDTHFICYAIGDNPYGPFTYAGRILNPVVGWTSHHSICEVEGKWYLFYHDSSLSKGITHLRSMKMTEIHYDDQGYIQTIDPYVE, encoded by the coding sequence ATGCCAGAAGATAGCATAGACCATATTGATTTTGATGAACTGGATCGCAAAGCGATATCAGCCCCTTTGGTTGACCACCTTTTTACAGCCGATCCCTCTGCCCATGTATTTCAGGGGCGGATTTATATTTATCCTTCTCATGATATAGATGCGGGAATCCCATTCAATGATAATGGAGATCACTTTGGGATGCGGGACTATCACGTATTTTCTATGGATAGCCCAGGCTCCGGTCTTATTGATCATGGAGTTGCCCTGGATGTACAAGATGTTCCCTGGGCAGAAAGACAAATGTGGGCGCCGGATGCAGCTGAGAAGGGCGGCAAGTACTATCTCTATTTCCCTGCAAAAAGAGCCGATGGCATTTTTCAAATTGGAGTGGCCATAGCTGATCACCCGGCTGGTCCTTTTATAGCAGAAGCAGAGGCTATAAAGGGTAGTTATTCGATAGATCCTGCGGTTTTTGAGGATGAAGGGAGTTACTACCTTTATTTTGGCGGAATTTGGGGAGGACAGCTTCAAAAATATCGGAACAATCGCTATGAGGAGGATAATGAGGAGCCTAAGCCCCATGAAGCTGCTTTAGGACCTATTATGGCCCGACTAAGGGCTGATATGAAAGAAATGGTAGAAGAGCCTCGAGAGTTGCAAATTCTGGATGAAGATGGAGAGCCTTTATTAGCCGGAGACAATGATCGGAGATTCTTTGAAGCTCCCTGGGTCCATAAATATAAAGGGAAGTACTATTTTTCCTATTCTACGGGAGATACCCATTTTATTTGTTATGCCATTGGAGATAATCCTTATGGACCCTTTACCTATGCTGGCAGGATTTTAAACCCGGTAGTCGGATGGACCAGTCATCATTCAATTTGCGAAGTGGAAGGCAAATGGTACCTCTTTTATCACGACTCCAGTCTGTCGAAAGGAATAACTCATTTACGCTCCATGAAGATGACTGAGATTCACTATGATGATCAGGGCTATATCCAGACGATTGATCCCTATGTAGAGTAA
- a CDS encoding endo-1,4-beta-xylanase: MKAQTTLLLMVLLSAWIAGCSPKVTESREVLPQGMDDFYAEDFHIGAAINRAQILQTDSMAAQLLKQEFNSITPENIMKWMYIHPGPDSFNFDMADRFINLGESQDKFIVGHTLVWHSQLAPWVESIIDDKIFEASFDTHIQEIAGRYAGKIDAWDVVNEALNEDGSLRKSIFLEKMGEDYLSRAFKQAAGADPNAELYYNDYNLCQEKKRAGAIALIKQLQEDGCKVDGVGIQAHWSLLGPSIEEIEESILEYSALGIKVMFTELDVTVLPNPWDLQGAEVSQNYEGSPFMNPYPEALPDSVQEALAKRYEDIFMLFLKHKDKISRVTFWGVHDGQSWLNGWPIKGRTNYPLIFDRNYQPKKAYEILRILKIPS; the protein is encoded by the coding sequence ATGAAAGCTCAAACTACCCTACTACTAATGGTTCTGCTATCAGCATGGATAGCAGGATGTTCCCCCAAAGTCACTGAATCCCGAGAGGTCCTTCCCCAAGGAATGGATGATTTCTATGCCGAGGACTTCCATATTGGTGCGGCAATCAATCGTGCCCAGATCTTGCAGACTGATAGCATGGCTGCTCAATTATTGAAGCAGGAGTTTAACAGCATTACACCGGAGAATATCATGAAATGGATGTATATCCATCCCGGTCCCGATAGTTTCAATTTCGACATGGCAGATCGCTTTATCAACTTAGGGGAGTCCCAGGATAAGTTTATAGTGGGACACACCCTTGTCTGGCACAGTCAATTGGCTCCCTGGGTCGAAAGTATTATAGATGATAAAATATTCGAAGCTTCTTTCGACACACATATCCAGGAAATTGCGGGTCGATATGCCGGGAAGATTGATGCCTGGGATGTTGTGAATGAGGCTTTGAATGAAGACGGAAGTCTACGGAAGTCGATCTTTCTGGAAAAGATGGGAGAGGATTATTTAAGCCGGGCTTTTAAGCAGGCTGCAGGAGCAGACCCCAATGCGGAACTTTATTACAATGACTATAATCTTTGTCAGGAGAAGAAGCGGGCTGGAGCGATAGCCTTGATTAAGCAATTGCAGGAAGATGGCTGTAAAGTTGATGGAGTTGGCATTCAGGCTCATTGGAGCCTTTTAGGACCTTCTATTGAGGAGATAGAGGAAAGTATTCTTGAATATTCTGCCCTGGGAATAAAAGTTATGTTTACTGAACTGGATGTTACGGTGCTTCCGAATCCCTGGGATTTGCAGGGAGCGGAGGTCAGTCAGAATTATGAAGGCAGCCCTTTTATGAATCCCTATCCGGAAGCATTGCCGGATTCTGTTCAGGAAGCATTGGCAAAGAGATATGAAGATATCTTTATGTTATTCCTGAAACATAAGGATAAAATAAGCCGGGTGACTTTCTGGGGCGTACATGATGGCCAATCCTGGCTCAATGGATGGCCGATAAAAGGTCGTACAAATTATCCCTTGATCTTTGATCGGAATTATCAGCCCAAAAAAGCGTATGAAATTCTCAGAATATTAAAAATACCCTCCTGA
- a CDS encoding alpha-galactosidase, with the protein MDRTIAISEFPELMQFGDTGPFELSINKREEEKDLLIYSISLKTDRKSSPQPITLRWKLPSRHVNGVWKPGGLHDKRLQYDWELEHVKSRISVNAPVVSVFGHDDRNVITFACSDAINLLEMNALLREEDQHLYCHLALFTERHPEIFEYSAELRIDVREQSFHQSLKDCSQWWESFEASRPAPVPPLAKLPLYSTWYNFHQDLEEEILLEECRIAKEMGYDLIILDDGWQTMDTNRGYDYTGDWQPDRFPDMASFVEKVHETGMKIGIWYSVPFCGKKSKAYQKFKGKFLTENHRWAPVFDPRYPEVREHLIGLYTHAVKHWKLDALKLDFIDDFQVYPETVLTSEDGRDYANVNEGVDRLLEDAIKALTEIRPDIAIEFRQQYIGPVMRKFGNMFRAFDCPIDPVSNRIRITDVKLLCGDSAVHSDMLIWHPEEEVEVAALQLLNAFFGVPQMSVHLRNTSEQYLQMIRHYTSFWKQHADLIMHGNFIPHNPLGNYPLLEVEKDGHRIIGVYDEMLAPIGDARINDLLNAKSSANLAIRYDGPESIFLVRSWDCKGHLKLSKELNLGKGLFELSVPPAGRLRLEKVQQSM; encoded by the coding sequence ATGGATAGAACTATAGCAATAAGTGAGTTCCCGGAATTGATGCAATTCGGGGATACCGGCCCTTTTGAATTATCAATCAATAAAAGGGAAGAAGAAAAGGACCTTCTCATTTACAGCATTTCTTTAAAAACGGATAGGAAAAGTTCCCCACAGCCCATTACACTCAGGTGGAAATTGCCCTCCAGGCACGTAAATGGTGTTTGGAAACCCGGGGGATTGCATGATAAACGTTTGCAATATGACTGGGAGTTGGAGCATGTCAAATCCCGTATTTCGGTAAATGCGCCGGTAGTATCTGTTTTTGGGCATGATGATCGCAATGTGATCACATTCGCTTGCTCGGATGCTATCAATCTTTTGGAAATGAATGCGCTGCTGAGAGAAGAAGATCAGCATTTATATTGTCATCTGGCTTTGTTTACAGAAAGGCATCCCGAGATATTCGAGTATTCTGCAGAGTTGCGAATAGATGTCAGGGAGCAAAGCTTCCATCAGAGTTTGAAAGATTGCTCACAATGGTGGGAAAGTTTTGAAGCTTCACGACCTGCTCCTGTACCTCCTCTTGCTAAACTTCCTCTTTATTCTACCTGGTATAACTTTCATCAGGATTTGGAAGAAGAGATTTTGTTGGAAGAGTGCCGGATCGCCAAAGAGATGGGCTATGATTTGATCATCCTGGACGATGGATGGCAAACCATGGATACCAATCGTGGATATGACTATACCGGAGACTGGCAGCCAGATCGTTTTCCGGATATGGCAAGTTTTGTGGAAAAGGTCCATGAAACAGGCATGAAAATCGGGATTTGGTATTCGGTTCCTTTTTGTGGAAAGAAGTCAAAAGCTTATCAAAAGTTCAAAGGTAAATTTCTAACTGAAAATCACCGCTGGGCTCCCGTTTTTGATCCTCGCTATCCCGAGGTCCGGGAGCACCTGATCGGCTTATATACCCATGCGGTAAAACATTGGAAGCTGGATGCATTGAAACTGGATTTTATTGATGATTTCCAGGTATATCCGGAAACCGTATTGACTTCAGAGGATGGTAGGGATTATGCCAATGTAAATGAAGGAGTGGATCGCCTGCTGGAAGATGCCATAAAAGCCCTTACAGAAATACGGCCGGATATAGCCATAGAATTTCGTCAGCAATATATAGGGCCTGTTATGCGAAAGTTTGGCAATATGTTTCGCGCATTTGATTGTCCCATAGATCCAGTCTCCAATCGGATCAGAATCACAGATGTCAAACTGCTTTGTGGAGATTCTGCTGTTCATTCAGATATGCTTATCTGGCATCCGGAGGAGGAAGTTGAAGTAGCAGCCCTTCAGTTGCTCAATGCTTTTTTTGGAGTACCTCAAATGTCTGTTCATCTCAGGAATACCTCTGAGCAGTATTTACAAATGATCCGTCACTACACTTCATTTTGGAAACAGCATGCTGATCTGATTATGCATGGGAATTTTATCCCACACAATCCTCTGGGTAACTATCCTTTGCTGGAAGTTGAGAAAGACGGCCATCGCATCATTGGGGTATATGATGAAATGCTTGCCCCTATAGGCGATGCTAGGATCAATGATCTGCTCAATGCAAAGAGCTCAGCGAATCTTGCCATCCGATATGATGGACCGGAAAGTATATTTTTAGTCCGAAGCTGGGATTGTAAAGGGCATCTAAAGTTGAGTAAGGAATTGAATTTGGGGAAAGGCCTCTTCGAATTGAGTGTTCCGCCAGCCGGAAGGCTTCGTCTGGAGAAAGTACAACAAAGCATGTAA
- a CDS encoding 6-bladed beta-propeller yields the protein MSTNSRRAFLKKAGTGLAAATFIPSTFTILKAKPQLSEEIIGHGKYRYRVHKAWGDLNPSNTPVNNCHEMVMDSKGRLIMVTDETKNNILVYDKSGKLLDSWGHEYPGGHGLTLWDEGGEDRLFICDPGLDKVFKTSIDGKVLLTIEHPKTIGEYEDDWAFSPTETAIGPNGDIYVADGYGSQYILQYNSKGEFIRKFGGRGDKDEQFATAHGVTLDTRDSNNPTLLCTSRAHNAFKRFSLDGKYLSTIFLPGAFVCRAVIDDDNLYAGVCWSRKRYYNRTPDSGFVTILNGENKVISNPGGSKPKYRKGELQMMVQEQNIFNHCHDVCIDEDKNIYVCQWNANKTYPIKLERV from the coding sequence ATGTCTACTAATTCTCGCAGAGCTTTCCTGAAAAAAGCAGGAACAGGTTTAGCTGCGGCTACCTTTATTCCATCTACATTTACCATCCTCAAAGCCAAACCTCAATTGTCAGAGGAGATCATCGGCCATGGTAAATACCGATACCGGGTTCACAAAGCCTGGGGAGATCTGAATCCCTCCAATACTCCGGTAAATAATTGCCACGAAATGGTCATGGACTCCAAGGGAAGGTTGATCATGGTTACGGATGAAACCAAGAACAATATTTTGGTCTATGATAAATCCGGAAAACTTCTGGATTCCTGGGGACATGAATATCCGGGAGGACATGGATTGACTCTTTGGGATGAAGGAGGCGAAGATCGTCTCTTTATTTGTGATCCGGGTCTGGACAAGGTGTTTAAGACCAGCATCGATGGAAAAGTGCTCCTGACCATTGAACATCCCAAAACCATCGGAGAGTACGAAGATGATTGGGCCTTCAGCCCGACAGAGACAGCGATTGGTCCCAATGGAGATATATATGTTGCTGATGGATATGGCTCCCAGTACATCCTTCAATACAACAGCAAGGGAGAATTTATCCGCAAGTTTGGGGGTAGGGGAGATAAGGATGAGCAATTTGCCACGGCCCATGGCGTTACCCTGGATACCCGCGATTCTAATAATCCGACCCTTCTGTGCACCTCACGGGCTCATAATGCATTCAAAAGATTTAGCCTGGATGGAAAATATCTCAGCACAATCTTCCTGCCCGGAGCTTTTGTATGTCGCGCCGTGATCGACGATGACAATCTCTATGCAGGAGTTTGCTGGTCGAGAAAGAGATATTATAACCGGACACCTGATAGTGGATTTGTCACCATCCTGAATGGGGAGAATAAAGTAATTTCAAATCCCGGAGGTAGCAAGCCCAAGTATCGTAAAGGTGAGCTACAGATGATGGTTCAGGAACAAAATATTTTCAATCACTGCCATGATGTTTGTATCGATGAGGATAAAAACATTTATGTATGTCAGTGGAATGCAAATAAGACCTATCCCATCAAATTGGAAAGAGTATAA
- a CDS encoding MFS transporter → MEATTSISHKLSVKEKIGYALGDLSANLIFQTLMTFLAFFYTDVYKIPSETAGVIIFLGGFVGAFFNVIMGAIADRTHTRWGKFRPWILWTAVPFGVIAMLAFSTPDFGPNGKVVYALITYFLLVIVYSANNLPYSALSGVLTGDMAERNSLSSYRFVAVMVAQFIIQVLLLPLVLILGDGDQAAGFKDTMTIFAVVGVIFLLITFLTTKERIIPAPEQKSSILQDLKDLSKNKPWVAMLVMTILIFITLALKGGMYIYYFQNYLSEAHMLSFLADIGFNGFIDSLNGLLNSMGLSNFQWPEDAPTSAFSLFNAGGIIFMIVGIMFSKPLADKYGKRDVFGIGLLFSALFLILFYFYSPSSIGLVFITQILHGFAYGITIPLLWAMIADVADYSEWKNDRRATAIIFSAMIFGLKAGLSIGGSLVAWLLAGYGYEVEAATQSASAINGINLSISIYPGLIFIMAVACLFFYEINKKMELQIEEELKKRRT, encoded by the coding sequence ATGGAAGCGACTACTTCTATCTCGCACAAACTTTCAGTTAAGGAGAAGATTGGATATGCGCTGGGCGATCTCTCAGCCAATTTGATTTTCCAAACCCTGATGACTTTCCTGGCATTCTTTTATACAGATGTATATAAGATTCCCTCTGAAACGGCAGGTGTTATCATCTTTCTGGGTGGATTTGTAGGAGCCTTTTTCAATGTGATTATGGGAGCGATTGCCGATCGAACCCATACGCGTTGGGGGAAATTCCGACCCTGGATTTTATGGACAGCTGTACCCTTTGGGGTGATCGCTATGTTGGCCTTTAGTACACCTGATTTTGGTCCAAATGGAAAGGTGGTTTATGCTCTCATCACGTATTTCTTATTGGTTATTGTTTATTCCGCCAATAATCTTCCTTACTCTGCCTTGAGTGGTGTACTGACAGGAGATATGGCTGAACGAAATAGTCTTTCCTCCTACCGCTTTGTTGCGGTAATGGTTGCACAATTTATTATTCAGGTGCTCCTGCTTCCTCTGGTATTGATCCTTGGAGATGGAGATCAGGCCGCAGGTTTTAAAGATACCATGACCATTTTTGCAGTTGTCGGAGTTATCTTTCTTCTCATCACTTTCCTTACTACCAAAGAACGGATCATTCCTGCACCCGAGCAAAAGTCCAGCATTTTGCAAGACCTGAAAGACCTCAGCAAAAATAAACCCTGGGTAGCCATGCTGGTAATGACCATATTGATATTCATTACCCTGGCACTCAAAGGGGGAATGTACATTTATTATTTTCAGAACTACCTAAGCGAAGCTCACATGCTCAGTTTTCTGGCTGACATCGGCTTTAACGGCTTCATCGATAGTTTAAACGGACTGCTAAACAGCATGGGTCTGAGCAACTTTCAATGGCCAGAAGATGCTCCTACTTCCGCCTTCAGTTTATTCAATGCTGGTGGGATCATTTTTATGATTGTTGGAATCATGTTTTCCAAGCCTTTGGCAGATAAATATGGAAAAAGGGACGTTTTTGGGATCGGCCTTTTATTTTCCGCACTTTTTCTCATTCTCTTTTATTTCTACTCACCTAGCTCTATTGGACTGGTTTTTATAACGCAAATTCTGCACGGATTTGCCTATGGAATCACGATCCCTTTACTCTGGGCTATGATAGCAGATGTAGCAGACTACTCTGAATGGAAGAATGATCGCCGCGCCACAGCGATCATCTTTTCTGCCATGATCTTCGGACTGAAAGCAGGTTTAAGTATTGGGGGAAGTTTGGTCGCCTGGTTATTGGCAGGATATGGATATGAAGTAGAAGCAGCCACTCAAAGTGCCAGTGCCATAAATGGGATAAACCTTTCTATCAGCATTTATCCAGGCCTCATCTTTATCATGGCGGTAGCTTGCCTTTTCTTTTATGAAATCAACAAAAAGATGGAACTCCAGATAGAGGAAGAACTGAAAAAACGTAGAACGTAA